From Chryseobacterium sp. IHB B 17019, one genomic window encodes:
- a CDS encoding TolC family protein, with translation MKIYNKYIAAIALSLVLAGCKAPMATVVKDEVKENVPQNFNQEEQGDANNNSGTTPWRQFFTDPNLVSLIETSLKNNQELMITLQEIEIAKSGVLAKKGKLTPTVSAGIGAGVKKAGRYTSEGAGDATTEIEPGREMPDPLGNFEGGLMANWEIDIWKKLRTEKESAVAHYLSTVEGKNFVLSNLIEEVADNYYELLALDNQLDIIQQYIKLQQRALEISKIQKEAAAATELAVKKFEAELAKSKATEYTIRQEITEKENQINALCGRYPQTILRTKEDFMTTIPQTVYTGIPTQLLANRPDIKQAELELKSSKLDVEAARKEFYPSLEISATLGLEAFKPSYLVKLPESIASSLVGELAGPLINKSAIKANFQTADARQIQALYEYDKTILNAYLDVANLMSKVKNIDQYYKLKSEETKALEQSIDIANQLFKNSRADYLEVLLNQRDALDAKMELVEAKQKQLNTVVDIYKSLGGGWK, from the coding sequence ATGAAGATTTATAATAAATATATAGCAGCCATTGCCTTATCGCTTGTTTTAGCGGGCTGTAAGGCGCCGATGGCGACCGTTGTAAAAGATGAGGTGAAAGAAAATGTACCTCAGAATTTTAACCAGGAAGAACAGGGAGATGCCAACAATAACAGTGGAACAACTCCCTGGAGACAGTTTTTTACAGATCCAAATCTGGTTTCTTTAATTGAAACTTCTTTAAAAAATAATCAGGAGTTAATGATCACTCTGCAGGAAATTGAGATTGCAAAAAGCGGTGTTTTAGCTAAAAAAGGAAAATTAACACCAACGGTTTCTGCAGGAATCGGAGCGGGAGTAAAAAAAGCCGGCCGCTACACAAGTGAAGGAGCCGGCGATGCCACCACAGAAATTGAGCCTGGAAGAGAAATGCCGGACCCGCTTGGAAATTTTGAAGGCGGCTTAATGGCCAATTGGGAAATCGACATCTGGAAAAAATTAAGAACAGAAAAAGAATCTGCAGTTGCCCATTACCTTTCAACGGTGGAGGGGAAAAATTTTGTCCTTTCCAATTTGATTGAAGAAGTGGCGGACAATTATTATGAATTGCTGGCTTTGGATAATCAGCTGGATATTATTCAACAATATATTAAGCTTCAGCAGAGGGCTCTGGAAATCTCAAAAATTCAGAAGGAAGCTGCGGCGGCTACTGAATTGGCGGTGAAAAAATTCGAGGCAGAATTAGCAAAATCAAAAGCAACGGAATATACCATCCGCCAGGAAATCACCGAAAAAGAGAATCAGATCAATGCGCTTTGTGGCCGTTATCCGCAAACAATTTTGAGAACGAAAGAAGATTTTATGACTACCATTCCGCAAACGGTTTATACAGGAATTCCGACCCAATTATTGGCGAACCGTCCTGACATTAAACAGGCTGAATTAGAATTAAAATCATCAAAATTAGACGTAGAAGCAGCAAGAAAAGAGTTTTATCCTTCATTGGAAATCTCTGCAACTTTGGGATTAGAAGCATTTAAGCCATCATATCTGGTAAAATTACCGGAATCTATTGCTTCGAGTCTTGTTGGTGAACTGGCAGGCCCATTGATCAACAAAAGTGCTATCAAAGCAAATTTCCAAACGGCAGATGCAAGACAGATTCAGGCTTTGTATGAATATGACAAGACGATTCTGAATGCGTATCTGGATGTTGCTAATTTAATGTCTAAAGTGAAAAATATAGATCAGTATTACAAACTGAAGTCTGAGGAAACGAAGGCTTTGGAACAATCTATCGATATTGCAAATCAGTTATTTAAGAATTCAAGAGCAGACTATCTGGAAGTTCTTCTGAATCAGAGAGATGCTTTGGATGCAAAAATGGAACTGGTTGAGGCAAAACAAAAACAGCTGAATACAGTTGTTGATATTTATAAAAGCTTAGGCGGAGGCTGGAAGTGA
- a CDS encoding GLPGLI family protein, with translation MKKIKFSQRILLLVLFTISNILLSQSYKAFYEMKWGNKNDTTKNQELCTLIINEKGNSYFQSYENFRRDSTHTKIVNEYFANKAGGLRLGDDASNAKFRSLIIKNVSKNDIIVEERFFTSIFSIHYNTTKQNWKLINKTDKILGHSVSMATTDFGGRKWTAWYTTEIPINDGPYKFYGLPGLILKISDSENEYNFEIKGIVKEKNDLEQRNFTYDQPVNITPKQWDVFWKKYTKQPSVIFENLNTDQTTYVINGQDVNSKEVKDNYNRKELEYLKIFENPIELAPTY, from the coding sequence ATGAAAAAGATAAAATTTTCTCAGAGAATTCTACTGCTGGTACTGTTTACAATTAGTAATATTCTTCTTTCTCAATCTTATAAAGCTTTTTACGAAATGAAGTGGGGAAATAAAAATGATACTACCAAAAACCAGGAGCTCTGTACTCTTATCATCAATGAAAAAGGAAACTCATATTTTCAGTCTTATGAAAATTTCAGGAGAGACTCTACCCACACAAAAATTGTTAATGAATATTTTGCAAACAAAGCCGGAGGGCTAAGGCTGGGTGATGATGCCAGTAATGCAAAATTCCGCTCACTTATTATCAAAAATGTATCAAAAAACGATATTATTGTGGAAGAACGTTTCTTTACAAGCATCTTTTCTATCCATTATAATACAACCAAACAAAACTGGAAGCTCATCAACAAAACCGATAAAATCTTAGGGCATTCCGTAAGTATGGCCACAACAGATTTTGGAGGAAGAAAATGGACCGCCTGGTATACCACGGAAATCCCAATCAACGACGGACCTTATAAATTCTACGGATTACCCGGGCTTATCCTGAAAATATCAGATTCTGAAAATGAATACAACTTTGAAATAAAGGGAATCGTAAAAGAAAAAAATGATCTCGAACAAAGGAATTTCACGTATGATCAGCCTGTAAATATAACCCCGAAACAATGGGATGTTTTCTGGAAGAAGTACACAAAACAGCCGTCAGTAATTTTTGAAAACTTAAATACCGACCAGACAACTTATGTTATTAACGGACAAGACGTTAACTCTAAAGAAGTAAAAGATAACTATAACCGTAAAGAATTAGAATATTTAAAAATCTTTGAAAATCCAATAGAGCTTGCTCCAACTTATTAA
- a CDS encoding helix-turn-helix domain-containing protein codes for MIKKLYFLVFVVIFRLLSCQEVYSDYYKLRLRYENLEENNSKALPLIQPYINKAKKEKNYEKLLQGYKDGVFYSSSNEEKLKYADSAVWAAKLSKNKDLISSAYIEKGVVYYYHYKKYQPALNEYLTAYEYSKNTDNKFLKFQNLYHIGVVKSYLGYYAEASDLFKQCIYYYGQKSKSNLHPNEIFNNKKGYLNSLHQLIICYRNLGKIREADSAIKTGLSEVGNNPDYAQEKGYFLLAKGISDFKKETYPLALDNLNQSLSPIKKAGDFAWLSVDYFYIGKSYLYSKNTKESIVYFKKVDSIFQKHQFILPELRENYEILINHYKKEKDQGQQLYYTGQLLKADSIISKDFTYLAPKIHKEYDTKTLLEEKNKLEKANSWGNFIIIGLIIFALGLIILLIKRYKIQKNIQQKYILLEEKFILQQNPSEKPISTTEEKRTSLDEGKVEELLRKLKIFEDKKEFTQKGLTINKLASQFGTNSNYLSQVINEYKEVNFNKYLSELRINYITNLLFENKEYLKYGIETLAKECGIASRQNFSDLFYEINGIRPTDFIRKRKQELDNKRNFSTLKPI; via the coding sequence GTGATTAAAAAACTATACTTTTTAGTATTTGTAGTAATTTTTAGACTTCTTTCATGTCAAGAAGTATACAGCGATTATTATAAACTCAGACTCAGATATGAAAATCTTGAGGAAAATAATTCTAAGGCACTTCCATTAATCCAACCTTATATAAATAAAGCTAAAAAGGAAAAAAACTATGAGAAGTTACTTCAGGGCTATAAAGACGGAGTATTTTATTCATCCTCAAACGAAGAAAAGTTAAAATATGCTGATAGCGCAGTCTGGGCTGCAAAGCTCTCAAAAAATAAAGACCTGATAAGCTCGGCATATATAGAAAAAGGGGTTGTTTATTATTATCATTATAAAAAATATCAACCGGCTCTTAATGAGTATCTTACGGCTTATGAATATTCAAAAAACACAGACAATAAATTTTTAAAATTTCAGAATTTATATCATATTGGAGTTGTCAAAAGCTATTTGGGATATTATGCCGAGGCTTCGGATTTATTTAAGCAATGCATTTATTATTACGGTCAGAAATCAAAGTCAAACCTACACCCGAATGAGATTTTCAACAATAAAAAAGGCTATCTGAACAGTCTGCATCAGTTAATTATCTGTTACCGGAACCTTGGAAAAATCCGTGAAGCAGATTCTGCTATCAAAACCGGGCTTTCAGAAGTGGGGAACAATCCTGATTATGCCCAGGAAAAGGGGTATTTTCTCTTGGCAAAAGGAATTTCCGATTTCAAAAAAGAAACCTATCCATTAGCTTTAGATAATTTGAACCAATCTCTTTCGCCTATTAAAAAAGCGGGGGATTTCGCCTGGTTGTCCGTAGATTATTTTTACATTGGTAAGAGTTATTTATATTCAAAAAATACTAAAGAATCTATCGTTTACTTTAAAAAAGTAGATTCTATTTTCCAAAAGCATCAATTTATCCTTCCTGAATTACGGGAAAACTATGAGATCTTAATTAATCATTATAAAAAGGAAAAAGATCAGGGCCAGCAATTATATTATACAGGTCAGCTTTTAAAGGCAGACAGCATTATTTCGAAAGACTTTACTTATTTGGCCCCAAAAATCCATAAAGAATATGATACAAAAACACTATTGGAAGAAAAAAATAAATTGGAAAAAGCAAACTCATGGGGAAACTTCATTATTATCGGATTGATAATTTTTGCTCTCGGACTCATTATTTTATTAATTAAAAGATATAAAATTCAGAAAAATATCCAGCAGAAATACATTTTATTGGAAGAAAAATTTATTCTGCAACAAAATCCTTCTGAAAAACCTATTTCCACAACGGAAGAAAAGAGAACCAGTCTTGATGAAGGTAAAGTGGAAGAATTACTCCGAAAGCTGAAAATATTTGAGGATAAAAAAGAATTTACACAAAAAGGACTTACAATCAATAAGTTGGCTTCTCAATTTGGAACGAACTCGAACTACCTTTCCCAGGTCATCAATGAATATAAGGAAGTAAACTTCAACAAATATCTCAGCGAGCTAAGGATCAATTATATCACAAATTTACTCTTTGAAAACAAGGAATATCTGAAATATGGCATTGAAACCCTGGCCAAAGAATGTGGTATTGCTTCACGCCAGAATTTCTCCGATCTTTTTTATGAAATCAACGGAATCCGCCCGACAGATTTTATAAGAAAAAGAAAACAGGAACTTGATAACAAAAGGAATTTTTCGACTTTAAAACCGATATAG
- a CDS encoding M20/M25/M40 family metallo-hydrolase, translating into MKKILFIILGILIILAIIVLIKTFTYPFKKINSTVSTGWKVVRDDSAIHRLSGGIKIPTVSTGELGNFDYSTFDTFKEYLKKSYPLIYGNTEYIEINKYGLIFRLKGSNPSLDPILFLSHSDVVPPGDADIKDSAENIFRPDDQPLPAVLKVSEDWDFGPFSGAVANGRIYGRGAIDMKGMLFSLLESMNNLIKNKHIPQRDIYLAFGFDEEVGGQKGADQIARYFKSKNLKFDAVYDEGGLILQKGSVAGIDSDVAVIGCAEKGFLSVKIKIKGLGGHSSMPPTETAMGKAAVIMQRLENDQMKPMITPLINEFFTNIGGSMSFINRMAISNQWLLKPVLLSQLTKNNSTNALVRTTTALTMMKGSDAPNVLSPEVEFVVNFRLLPGNSVKDVKNHIAKATKGFDVEIEEIDNVKETSAVSPTNTKSFKLIEAAIREIHSTAIATPYLTVGATDSYKYQIVSRNIYRFMPIKITDAEKQSIHSTNEYISIENYMKMIHYFEFIMTNYDN; encoded by the coding sequence ATGAAAAAAATCCTTTTCATTATTCTGGGTATTCTCATTATTTTAGCTATCATAGTATTGATTAAAACTTTCACCTACCCTTTCAAAAAAATAAACTCTACAGTTTCAACGGGTTGGAAGGTAGTTAGAGACGATTCAGCAATTCATAGACTTTCCGGCGGAATAAAAATCCCGACAGTTTCCACAGGAGAACTAGGGAATTTTGATTATTCAACTTTTGATACTTTTAAAGAATATTTAAAAAAATCCTATCCGCTGATTTATGGGAATACGGAATATATTGAGATTAATAAATATGGATTAATTTTTAGATTAAAAGGAAGCAATCCCTCACTTGACCCCATTTTATTTTTATCCCACAGCGACGTGGTTCCTCCTGGTGATGCAGATATAAAAGACAGTGCTGAAAATATTTTCAGGCCGGATGATCAGCCGTTGCCTGCTGTTTTAAAAGTTTCCGAAGACTGGGATTTCGGTCCGTTTTCCGGAGCTGTCGCGAATGGACGGATCTATGGACGAGGTGCCATTGACATGAAAGGAATGCTCTTTTCCTTACTCGAATCCATGAATAATTTAATTAAAAATAAACATATTCCTCAACGGGATATTTATCTTGCTTTCGGATTTGATGAAGAAGTGGGAGGACAAAAAGGAGCCGATCAGATTGCCAGATATTTTAAAAGTAAAAATTTAAAATTCGATGCTGTTTACGATGAAGGCGGACTTATTCTACAAAAAGGAAGTGTGGCAGGAATTGATTCTGATGTCGCAGTAATCGGGTGTGCGGAAAAAGGTTTTCTGTCGGTGAAAATTAAAATAAAAGGTTTGGGCGGACATTCTTCCATGCCTCCCACAGAAACCGCCATGGGAAAAGCAGCCGTTATCATGCAGAGACTTGAAAATGACCAGATGAAACCGATGATCACACCATTAATTAATGAATTTTTCACCAATATAGGCGGATCAATGTCTTTTATCAACCGAATGGCAATTTCCAATCAATGGTTGCTGAAACCCGTTCTTTTATCGCAGCTGACAAAGAATAATTCTACCAACGCCTTAGTTCGTACCACAACAGCTTTGACGATGATGAAAGGAAGCGACGCACCCAATGTCCTGTCTCCGGAAGTTGAATTTGTGGTTAATTTCAGGCTTCTTCCCGGAAATTCTGTGAAAGACGTCAAAAACCATATTGCAAAAGCAACCAAAGGTTTTGATGTGGAAATTGAAGAAATTGACAATGTAAAAGAAACGTCTGCCGTTTCACCTACAAATACGAAGTCGTTTAAGTTAATAGAAGCGGCTATCAGGGAGATCCATTCGACTGCCATTGCCACGCCTTATCTTACCGTTGGAGCTACCGATTCGTACAAATATCAGATCGTAAGCAGGAATATCTACAGATTCATGCCGATCAAAATTACCGACGCCGAAAAACAATCCATTCACAGCACCAACGAATACATCAGCATTGAAAACTATATGAAAATGATTCATTATTTTGAGTTTATAATGACGAACTATGATAACTAA